The nucleotide sequence aggtgtgggggaggggatctTCTGGGAATGCAACTGCACTCCCAAACAACTTCCCTCTGCAACCTCAGGGACAAGGCTCCAATTGTCTTTGGACCCTGTTTCCAGAAGGCCCtgccatccctccacctcccccaggTAGTCCAGCCCCTctggcctggcccagagcagtTCTGAGAAAATCAGGATAATTCGAGCCCATGAGAAAATGCCCCGCGTGAAGCCACCCTGAACTGGGGGAGTGGGTCACTCACTGTGCAGCCCGAttacaaaaaaatcacaacaggACGTAGCTACCATTGATTGGGCACTgcccatatgccaggcactattaaGTACTTTATGGACATTATTAATGTCatcctcaccacaaccctgtGGAGTCCGTGTTacgatccccattttacagatgaagaaactgaggtttcgCGCAGTGATTCATTTGCTTGAAGTCATACAGCTGGTAAGCAGTAAGGCAGAAATTTGAACCCAGATGAGCTGAGCCCAAGGCTGAGTTTTCAAAGTTGTGAAGTGCGTGCTCTTTCTTGTGGGCCACATGGATCCCCATTCCTTAGGAACCCCGCTCTCAGGAGAGGGTCTGCAGCTTCTGCGGGCAGAAAAGGCCTGTGTGTTCTCCCTCATGGGAGGACCTGCGTTTCACCTGCGGTCAAGCCTCTAGCAGAGGAGAGACGTTGAGATGGTGTGATTTCCGACAGTGGCTTGGGTGGACCTGAGCCCCAGGCCGCACCCCTCTCTGGAGTCTTGCCTTCGTGCTACCTCTGACCTTGGCAGAAGTGCAGGTTGTTCTGGTTTGGCCCAGGCTGCTGTGAGGCATCCTTTCCAGGCTCCATTTTTCAGGATACGGGAACCACAGAGGAGGTAGAGACCTCACTCTCTGTCGAACTAGATCATGAAACTGGCCAGGAGTGGGGTGGAGAACTTTGTGTCCAGCATCTCAGGAGCTGGGGGAGCTGGATCTCTGTGAAGTCTCCCTGCATTAATGCCCGGCTTTAAAGGGAGGGGACTTTGGCTGTCCCCTCCCGCCCCGCAGAGCTCATTTGCACATGATGCATACCTGGAACTCCTCTGGCTGGAGTCCTCATCATGCTGTTTTGCTCCAACCATAGCTCAGCCgtggcagccccccccccccccccccgccccagtccctCTTTCCTTTGGTTCTTTCAAGGGAACTTCCCTGAGGCGGGGCTGCAGAGCATGCAGCAAGGTTGGGTGTGGGAGCGATGGCCAATGATGGGAGCTTGGGTGGGGATGAGGAGGAAGCCCCAGGCTTGCCCTGTTCTCTGCTCAGGCCTCCCACTGCACCATCAGGGCCAGGCCTCTGAACAGAGAGTCAAGTTCTGTGGGCTGCTCCAGGTCTGAGGCCTGAGAGGCTGGGCTCAGGGCCTCCATCTCAGACATGGAACCCTCATCCCTGGGACACACGAGGGACTCCAACAGGCCCCAGGGATTTGGTTCTTGGCCTGTGGGggaacatgagagggaaggagtgtGCAAAGGGAGGGGTACCGGGTGGCCCTTGATCTGGAcagaagagaggagggggagtTGACCCTTTAGGTACGATGGTGTCCCTGCTTCCCCTCTGTGTAGCACACTGGGGTCAGGTACTCTGTCTGTGTGAACTCCCAGATGCTGCTGGAAGAAATTTGCTTCTTGGGGGTCCTCCATATCCAAGGATGTCACCCCTTGCAGAGAAAGGCCATCTGGGATACAGGTTCCAGCTGGTGCCTTTTTCTGGAGCTGACCTTTAGTCCTGAGGTGTTTGGGACTGGAGAGTGTCACAGGTGGGGAGTCTTTGCCAGAGCCTTCCCCACAGGTCCCATAGGAAGGCCAGCAGTCTGGAGTGGTCTGAGGGGCATAGGAGGAAGGCTGGACCTCAGACATGGCCCGTGCAGTGTAGAATGGAGGTTTAGCTTCGGGGGTTACTTGAGGTGGATAGGAGGGGGGCCTGACTTCGGGGGCAGCCTGGGGTGCGTAGGACAGTGGAGAGAGTGTCTGGTGAGGTGGCACTCCAGAGGGCCGGAGGATGGAGATGTCTGGCTGCCCGAGATAGGCGATCTCAGATAGGCTGTGCAGTGGTGGGGCTTCCGGGGGCTCCCTGGGCCCGGAGACCTTGACTTGGGAGTACTGGACGGGCTGGGCCAGACTGCTGGGGCTGCTCAGGTCAAAGACAGGGATCAGCACGTGCTCCTGGATGAACCTCAGAGGCTGGAAGGTCAGTACTCGCTGGACATTCTGTGCAGGGACAGCAACAGTCCACCCGTGAGAGCATGTTCTAAGCTCCCTGAGGGGGCCGTGGATGGTTGGGGTCCTCCATGGGGAGGTGCACGGGATGGGGTAGACCACTTAGGGGACTTTTCAAAATGCACATGCCGCACATCCCCTTGGCTTTCCCAGAGATTCCTCTAAGTGCTGGGCCTCCCTGAAGGGACAGGGCTCCCAGCCCTTTAGGTGAGAGCCACTTCTAAAGTCTGGGTTATCCCCAGGAGAGAGATTTAGCCTGTGGCTTCTCTAGAAGGTAGATAATCCAGGAAGTAGATAACTCAGATTGGAGGTTGCCTTGGGGTACATTCTCGAGGTGGTGGCCCACACTGCTCCTCACTCACGGATCCTTAAGAGCCTGACGGAGGGAGCCAGGTGTGAAAGGATAGGGGATAAGGGGAAGCTGGGAGAGTTTTATAGGAAATGGTTCATGCGGGCTTTGACGTTGAGCGAAATGCCCTCAGACTCCCCTGTCTCTCACATAGTAAACAAGAGCCAGCTCCTAGAGCCCCAGACTGGTCAGATCAGGCCCCTGCAGCAGCAGACCCTGCTACTTTAGCACAGAGCCAGGGCTGGCCGCCATATTAGGGCTGCCAGTGGGACTTGGGAGGTTTATACGGGGCTTAGAGGACCTGGCAACACTGGCCCGCGTTCCCAGGCGGCAGTACTTGGCTGCCCATACTGACAGGGTGTGAGCCCCAGGGCTCCCCACAGTGCCCACCCCTCCTCGGCCCCTCGCAAAGGCCTGTGCTCTCAGGTCCTATGTTACCTGCCTGGACATGGATGCTTTCAAGTTGCGTGGGTTTCTATTCCAAGCCCACTATTCCCAGTCACCTACCCTTCTCCGATACATCTTGCTGGGCTCTGTCTTTGTAGACTTCAGGTTGGAGAGGAGAAACGAGGCCTAATTTTCTGCACTGTGTGCTTATCCCTGCCCTTCAGGGAGAGCCAGGGATCCCTGGGCCCATATCCCCTGCTGCTTTGGGGTTCTTCCCCCATCACCCCTGgacctctctctcctgccccatgTGCAACTGCTCACCAGGGAGTTGGGAGGCGGCGGCGGCTTGGTGACGTATCTGTAGCTGAGGTAGCAGAGCCCGGCGACGAGGAAGCCCATGGAGAACAGGAAGGCACCTGAGAAGGAGTATGTCCACGTCCGATCTAGGGGAGCACAGGGGCCGGAGCAGGGATCTCTGAGGCTGGGATCTGGTCTGGGCCCGATCCCATGTGGATGCTGTGGGCTGGGTGCTTTTCCTCCTTGCCCTCTCGGGCCGGGCTTGGGAAggcctctcctgcccccagcatGTGAGGGGCTGGGTCAGGAGCACAAGTAGAGGGCCGCATACTAGATGGCTAAATTTCCAGAATTTACAAATCATATTCCTACACTCAGTAACATACGTTGTATGTTCCTGCCCTGACAAATGTACTTTTCATCACAACCTGGAAGGCCAGGTTTGAGTTTTGAATTCTTGGGACTCCTTGGGGTCCCATGCTGACatgtggaggggcagggagagcctGCCACGGTGCCCTGGCCCACCACAGCTCCATCCCTCTCTGCCCACCGTGCACATGGATGTGGACTCCCCAGCCCACATGGCCAAGCTCATCCATGCCCCTCAACACATAGCCTCCTACTGGCCACCCTTTGGGCTGAGGCTCTGCACATCAACAGAGGATCTCCTCTCTGGAGAAAGGATGCAAGGGACAGATCCGTTAGACTGGACACAGGCTCAGGGCATTTGTACAGGGCATTTCAGGGTCCCAGGTACACAGAGTGTGGGCTAGAAGGGAGGTCACAGGCTCTAGGGGGACCTGTACATTTGGATCTACAGACTCTTCATCTTGTGGGGAAGGCCGTGGCCAGAGCAAGGCCAGAGCAGAGCCTTCTAAACAGGCCTCTCTTGCCCTCCCTGGCAGGGGGCTctggctggaggcagagggagggaggtggcaaTGGGAGGGGCCTGCCCCCCTACAAAGGTAACAAGCTGGGTGTTAGGAAGACCTTGCTTGGGATGGAGCCTGTGCGGCACCACCCTTGCTAAAGGGGAAGCAGAAGGACGACTAAAGGCTTTAGTGTGGAGCCCTCTCCCTGTGGTCCCGCACCCTCGGGATGGGCGCAGCCAGTTCTTGGCATGACATACTTCCTGTCACCAGCCCCAGagggactgggggcaggggggcaggttAAGGAAGCCGTAGTTGGAATTTTTTGCTAAAACGGGCGATTTGTGTTCTCCAGGGGTTTTGACTCTCCAGGCCACCCTCCTTCCGTTCCCCCAGGTGCCTTCAGCGTGGGGTGCTGATCACCGGCTGCCAGGGACCTTGGCAATCGCTGTGAACCCCGGGAATCTCTAGAGCCTCCACTTCCGGTCCGTGAGTCTTGGGCCTCCCTGGGTCAGCTTCCCACTTCAGTGATGCCCTGTCCCCCATCACGTGATAGTCCCGTTGCTGCTTCAGGGAGAAGACAGGACCAGAAGGCCTACTGGTGGGGGAACACCACCGCTCCTCTGGCAGGGTAGGACGGGGACTTGGAACATTCCCATGTGCCATTTCACGCAtgggaaggcaggaggaagtAATGGAAAGCACCCCGGAATGTGGGCTGTTAGGGGTCTGGCTCGGCCGCCAGCACGCTGAGAAGCCTTCTCTCTGCTGCACGACTGTCTCTGGGCTACTCCGTACTGAGAACAGTGGCCAGCAGTTATTAAGCTCCTACTGTTTGCCCTGTGTGGCGTGATTTACCTCTGATATTGCACCAAACAGAGAGGGCCAGAGATGCTTCCTTCTCAGGAATAATGAAGCTGGGTGTCAGAGAGGCTAAGTgccttgaccaaggtcacacagctactcaGTGGGAAACAGGCTTGTCATGGACACCTACAAAGCTCTCCTCACAGGCACTGCGCAAAGATGCCtttgcttccttatctgtaaaaattgGAAATGGGGTGAGAGTCCTTTCCAATATCAAGATACTGGGATGTTGCTCTGTGACCCTCCCAGACATCCCGAGAGGTAAAGTGGGAATTCTGGACTCCAGGGATAAGAAGAGACCACAGGATATGGGGTCAAGGGCAGGATCTATCACTCTGAAATGGAAATAAGAGGAATAAATGTGCAATAGAGAGGCCTAGCTGTAAACAAAATTGCAAGGTGCTGGCTTCAAGATCAGATGAATGAACTAGGTTCACGGATCAGCTATGTGGTTACTGGCGAGCTCtttagcctctctgagccagAGTTCAGAGTTCTTCCTCTGTCAGATGTGGATGAAACTACCCAACCTGCAAGGTTGTTATAAAAATTCAGTGGGATAATATACGTAGAGCATTTAACACAGTGCGTGGCAATGGAGTACTTAATAAACGGTAGGAATTGTTattcatatactttatttttaaggatgAGGTGCCTTCTATATGTCAGCAAGAACTAGCCAATAAGAAGTGTGATTATGTAAAAGCAGCTACAGTCTTCGGGGAAAAGAAAGGTATCACATCGTGAGCTAGATCACGTAAGGACAAGCCAACAAAAGGATAAGGCTAGAGTGGTCTGCATGTTGTCagaaagcgggggtggggggcaggggggccggCAATGGGTGAGATCTGTCTAGCCCGTCCAGGGGAGAGGGTCACAAATCATATACACGCTCCCAGTGTGGTGCCATTAAGGCGGATTCCTTTTCCAGTTCTGCTCTCGCCAGGTTCTATTCTGGTCTCCCTAGGGGCGCTGTCCCCAGGAAGGGCATGCTGCTCTACCAGGCACCTCTTCCCCTGAAAATGAATGCACTGGGACTCGGCTGGAGAAATCAGTCTCTTGTGGGGTCTTGGGGCGACTGGTGAGTTGAGTTTCTGAACAACACCGAGGACCAGAACCTATGCGATGATGATTCTACCAAGGTGCAGTTTACCCTCAGGCCCAGCCTCTAGGGGCCACCTCGCCTCTGTTCATCAAAACAGAAATCACCCACTGACATCATTACCCTGAAGCTGATGACTAAGGAGGAGACTCTTTCTTCCGACCCACTACTATCACTTTCATCTTCTAAACTTGCAGCTCTGAGCATTACaacatttctatctctgtgaaCATGAACACTAATAAAAATATGATGCTTAACATGAGAGTCGAGTTTCAGTGTGCTAGAGAAAGGGAGCATGAGGCACCATCTCCCTGGGCCGCTGACTCAAAACAATTTCTATAATAGCGCCGCGTTGAGAACATGGGCTCCTGAATTCAGCCTGGTTCTATCCTTCGCCACCTGCGTGCCcttgtgcaagttacttaaccaccCTGAATCTCGGTTCCCTCAGTAAAACAAAGCGATAATCGCACCTGTCTTGTAGATGGCTCATGAGGATTGTGCTTAGTGGTGCCTGGTCGCTGGTTAGGACTGCAGAAATGCTagttctcggggcacctggggggctccgtcagttaagcgcctgccttaggctcgggtcatgatctcaggttcctgggatcgagccccacatcgggctctctgttaggtggcaagtctgcttctccctctccctctgctctctctgtctctctctcaaataaataaataaaatcttaaaaaaaaaaaaccaccaaaaagaaatgctagttCTCATCACTGCTACTATTCTTTGACTTTGGAAGATACTG is from Zalophus californianus isolate mZalCal1 chromosome 4, mZalCal1.pri.v2, whole genome shotgun sequence and encodes:
- the IL22RA1 gene encoding interleukin-22 receptor subunit alpha-1 isoform X2, with amino-acid sequence MRTLLTILAAGTLAAHIAEDTSDLLQHVKFQSSNFENILTWDSGPDSASDVVYSVEYKRYGEREWLAKEGCQRITRKSCNLTTETGNLTELYYARVTALSAGGQSATKMTDRFSSLQHTTIKPPDVTCIPKVRSIQMIVHPTSTPVRAGDGHRLTLEDVFPDLFYRLELQVNHTYQMHLGGKQRDYEFIGLTPDTEFLGTIMIFVPTWSKESAPYVCRVKTLPGAFLFSMGFLVAGLCYLSYRYVTKPPPPPNSLNVQRVLTFQPLRFIQEHVLIPVFDLSSPSSLAQPVQYSQVKVSGPREPPEAPPLHSLSEIAYLGQPDISILRPSGVPPHQTLSPLSYAPQAAPEVRPPSYPPQVTPEAKPPFYTARAMSEVQPSSYAPQTTPDCWPSYGTCGEGSGKDSPPVTLSSPKHLRTKGQLQKKAPAGTCIPDGLSLQGVTSLDMEDPQEANFFQQHLGVHTDRVPDPSVLHRGEAGTPSYLKGQLPLLSSVQIKGHPVPLPLHTPSLSCSPTGQEPNPWGLLESLVCPRDEGSMSEMEALSPASQASDLEQPTELDSLFRGLALMVQWEA
- the IL22RA1 gene encoding interleukin-22 receptor subunit alpha-1 isoform X1, yielding MRTLLTILAAGTLAAHIAEDTSDLLQHVKFQSSNFENILTWDSGPDSASDVVYSVEYKRYGEREWLAKEGCQRITRKSCNLTTETGNLTELYYARVTALSAGGQSATKMTDRFSSLQHTTIKPPDVTCIPKVRSIQMIVHPTSTPVRAGDGHRLTLEDVFPDLFYRLELQVNHTYQMHLGGKQRDYEFIGLTPDTEFLGTIMIFVPTWSKESAPYVCRVKTLPDRTWTYSFSGAFLFSMGFLVAGLCYLSYRYVTKPPPPPNSLNVQRVLTFQPLRFIQEHVLIPVFDLSSPSSLAQPVQYSQVKVSGPREPPEAPPLHSLSEIAYLGQPDISILRPSGVPPHQTLSPLSYAPQAAPEVRPPSYPPQVTPEAKPPFYTARAMSEVQPSSYAPQTTPDCWPSYGTCGEGSGKDSPPVTLSSPKHLRTKGQLQKKAPAGTCIPDGLSLQGVTSLDMEDPQEANFFQQHLGVHTDRVPDPSVLHRGEAGTPSYLKGQLPLLSSVQIKGHPVPLPLHTPSLSCSPTGQEPNPWGLLESLVCPRDEGSMSEMEALSPASQASDLEQPTELDSLFRGLALMVQWEA